A genomic region of Miscanthus floridulus cultivar M001 chromosome 3, ASM1932011v1, whole genome shotgun sequence contains the following coding sequences:
- the LOC136544704 gene encoding uncharacterized protein produces MLSQCAVDQLLKRQIRAHYIEREITEEVLKEYNIIFVLVLRGDHWTLVVVELRTEVITVLDSLYDNLQDYHWTLISSLKEHLSLKADREISTPNVQKQTNLNDCGYHMLLYILGFEDKNFSNIDADAVLRCRQQVARILLEHQDNKTPKESFTKGDSTKRSLEDGDERNSKKAKLAHKSSAEVSEENPNGEEKSNGEEDGDSDDVDGSSDEDDGDASDAEGDDQNAPGDAEGDDQNARDKSRKNRPGNAGKPKKKKSYNTTKLLGVPQAKTDKYKGTSPLISPFKKEGTGTQEPPVGEALVVLKNIINNEKYQSPPGGMGTTIADIWQLSGADITKSFESKTLCEDTVVSFYMKCLMKDDNSLGPEYSGYRLFLDPKISELLLRKKGYRKDKNCAYIKAVVAELESHYKAEQFLNCRQVSTQASKF; encoded by the exons ATGCTTTCTCAATGTGCTGTT GATCAATTGTTAAAGAGGCAAATAAGAGCACATTATATCGAAAGAGAGATTACAGAAGAAGTTTTAAAGGAATACAACATT atttttgtccttgtccttcgaGGTGATCACTGGACATTGGTTGTGGTGGAACTTCGGACAGAAGTTATAACTGTACTTGATTCACTATATGATAACCTTCAAGATTATCACTGGACATTG ATAAGCTCATTGAAAGAGCATCTTAGTTTAAAAGCTGATAGAGAGATTTCAACACCAAATGTTCAAAAGCAAACAAACCT AAATGATTGTGGTTATCATATGCTTCTGTACATATTGGGATTTGAggataaaaatttcagcaacatTGATGCG GATGCAGTGCTCAGGTGCCGCCAACAAGTTGCAAGGATCCTCCTTGAGCATCAAGATAATAAAACTCCCAAGGAAAGCTTTACAAAGGGGGATTCAACGAAGAGGAGCCTAGAAGATGGAGATGAAAGAAATAGCAAGAAAGCAAAGCTAGCTCACAAGAGCAGC GCGGAAGTGAGTGAGGAAAACCCAAATGGTGAGGAAAAATCAAATGGTGAAGAAGATGGGGATTCAGATGATGTGGAcggatcaagtgatgaagatgatggggaTGCAAGTGACGCAGAGGGTGATGATCAGAATGCACCTGGTGACGCAGAGGGTGATGATCAGAATGCACGTGATAAGAGTAGGAAGAACAGGCCTGGAAATGCAGGGAAACCAAAAAAGAAGAAGTCATATAACACAACCAAGTTACTGGGAGTGCCACAGGCGAAAACTGATAAATATAAAGGAACCTCCCCGCTGATCTCCCCTTTCAAAAAGGAGGGTACTGGGACCCAAGAACCACCTGTGGGTGAAGCACTGGTAGTGttgaaaaatataattaacaacGAAAAGTACCAGAG TCCTCCGGGAGGAATGGGGACTACTATTGCGGATATCTGGCAGCTATCTGGAGCAGATATTACCAAGAGCTTTGAAAGCAAAACATTGTGTGAAGACACGGTGGTATCGTTCTACATGAAGTGTCTCATGAAGGATGACAATTCTTTAGGACCAGAGTATTCAGGTTACAGGCTTTTCCTGGATCCTAAAATTTCT GAATTGTTGTTGCGTAAGAAGGGGTACCGTAAGGATAAGAATTGTGCATACATCAAAGCGGTTGTTGCAGAACTCGAATCACATTACAAGGCCGAACAATTTTTGAATTGCAGACAAGTAAGTACACAAGCGAGCAAATTTTGA
- the LOC136547524 gene encoding uncharacterized protein produces MEDDEVYVEGESEDESENGEDPLEAEKKGNSTGTTRCVPGDVMAAAEALTPQAKRKVTDIGFSNMLNLKLKRLGTREGIMFLMLLSDVSLNDESFIIRVSEHSLIDVTAQGVGSVLVPVGNGKEHNLGKPKDHRAPYGNLCNELIDQGYNVLHRVKQTKNGAVKYRFDKKIKIEHVIDYIRKSKEDTDKQVYLFFCVLVTRLLLPTLSNYVNPRTAWMCSNFELMRNLNWCHLICKDLKDKFSTWQKKENKVNATIEGCTVVLLIRFLDNFLPEDNSRDPPRIDFYGEKEIKELLLKVSKEVNIAERVGELKVNVAEVEDSVPEVKDSVPEVSMGKGKGKGKPKPKPSMVRKPTSRIQPVTGDSIVFNFPSVQVLVEECGGNEGNILSRELDNKMRCHRSAMMAEFQKIQNLQLQHNEDLKKIVVEHCSLSEIYKHIIQKAKIQDE; encoded by the exons ATGGAAGACGATGAAGTGTATGTAGAGGGTGAGTCAGAAGATGAGTCAGAAAATGGAGAGGATCCATTAGAGGCTGAGAAAAAG GGCAATAGCACTGGAACGACGAGATGTGTACCTGGTGATGTTATGGCGGCAGCTGAAGCTCTAACACCACAAGCAAAAAGGAAAGTGACAGACATTGGTTTCAGTAACATGTTGAACTTAAAATTGAAGAGACTTGGTACCAGAGAAGGAATCATGTTTCTGATGTTGTTATCCGACGTTAGCTTGAATGATGAATCATTTATCATTCGTGTTTCGGAACACAGTTTAATAGATGTCACAGCACAGGGGGTGGGTAGTGTACTTGTCCCTGTTGGAAATGGGAAGGAACATAACCTTGGTAAGCCAAAAGATCATAGAGCACCGTACGGCAATCTTTGCAATGAGCTGATAGATCAAGGTTATAACGTGCTGCATAGAGTTAAACAGACCAAAAATGGGGCAGTCAAATATCGATTTGATAAAAAGATCAAAATCGAGCATGTCATCGACTACATAAGAAAAAGCAAGGAGGATACAGATAAGCAAGTCTATTTGTTCTTCTGTGTTTTGGTCACCAGGTTGCTGCTGCCAACACTGAGCAATTATGTCAATCCAAGGACTGCATGGATGTGCTCTAACTTTGAACTGATGCGCAACTTGAACTGGTGCCATTTGATCTGTAAGGATCTCAAGGATAAATTCTCTACCTGGcagaaaaaggaaaataaagtAAATGCCACAATCGAGGGTTGCACAGTTGTGTTGTTG ATACGTTTCCTTGACAATTTTCTGCCGGAAGATAATTCGAGAGATCCTCCACGCATTGATTTCTACGGTGAAAAAGAAATTAAGGAACTGCTACTTAAAGTATCAAAAGAAGTGAATATCGCAGAAAGG GTTGGCGAGCTCAAGGTCAATGTGGCTGAGGTCGAGGACAGTGTGCCTGAGGTCAAGGACAGTGTGCCTGAGGTTTCAATgggcaagggcaagggcaagggtAAGCCCAAGCCCAAACCCTCCATGGTCAGGAAACCTACTTCAAGAATTCAACCG GTGACAGGAGACTCAATAGTCTTTAATTTTCCATCGGTTCAAGTTTTGGTCGAGGAATGTGGGGGCAATGAGGGGAATATTCTCTCTAGAGAGCTGGACAACAAAATGAGGTGTCATCGATCTGCTATGATGGCAGAATTTCAAAAAATACAGAACCTCCAGCTACAGCATAATGAAGACTTAAAGAAGATTGTGGTAGAACATTGTAGCTTGTCTGAGATCTACAAGCATATCATACAGAAGGCCAAAATTCAAGATGAATAA